In Mytilus trossulus isolate FHL-02 chromosome 14, PNRI_Mtr1.1.1.hap1, whole genome shotgun sequence, a genomic segment contains:
- the LOC134697922 gene encoding uncharacterized protein LOC134697922, giving the protein MAHEENASEPRPIEPSDDEDEPENDLSCGSSSFGDEDERNLTENSETDEIEEVVAAVAGINPYQFEPYASDSETSENEEGENHQENRLEDNSWCSCGNCEVMPTARECICCNEVQRVLDVKNEEDISCITQHPGFSPVCLDVHVLGVAYFQYRQEYGERPEQANERSRYTAYRQFVRWCWQFLGKEDIPGPELHWFPSG; this is encoded by the exons ATGGCACATGAGGAGAATGCATCTGAACCACGGCCTATTGAGCCCAGTGATGACGAAGACGAACCAGAAAATGACTTGTCGTGTGGGTCGTCATCTTTTGGTGATGAAGATGAGAGAAACCTGACAGAAAATTCCGAAACAGATGAAATCGAGGAGGTTGTTGCTGCTGTGGCTGGAATAAATCCATATCAGTTCGAGCCATACGCTTCCGACTCTGAGACCAGTGAAAACGAGGAAGGAGAAAATCATCAAGAAAATAGACTTGAAGACAATTCTTG GTGTTCTTGTGGAAATTGTGAGGTGATGCCGACAGCCAGAGAATGCATTTGTTGCAATGAAGTGCAGAGGGTGTTAGATGTCAAAAATGAAGAAGACATTTCCTGCATAACACAACATCCAGGATTTTCACCAGTCTGTCTTGATGTTCATGTTTTGGGTGTTGCATACTTCCAGTACAGACAGGAATATGGCGAAAGACCAGAACAGGCTAATGA ACGCAGCAGATATACTGCATACAGGCAGTTTGTAAGATGGTGCTGGCAATTTCTTGGGAAAGAGGACATTCCAGGGCCAGAATTACACTGGTTTCCATCAGGCTGA
- the LOC134697923 gene encoding uncharacterized protein LOC134697923 produces MSSAILLSGSIPSKVLRMYNFMNISCISMSTYMSHQKFFIFPAIGHVWFNYQQDYVHDVIQSGRSVVLGGDGRCDTPGHCTKYGSYNMIDLDEGIVADIQLVQSNEVPNSHHMEKAGLERSIEFFRHHNIPIKTIITDGHKMIAKWIREQMPETTHHLDVWHVAKGLKKKLAKLSLEKDCKDLQPWIKSIVNHLYWTAASSTGLDQVVIVAKWYSILNHIINVHDGHGDEFPACQHGPLEGRERHKKWLKPGTKVYEKLQGIVCHWQMKKNIVMLSPGKQTSALEGYHSVINHFAPKMIGFSYHGMLCRLWLAALHFNENSQREQAVTKDGRARYKIVYPKFKKGDYSVKRILIDCTYVNMRDQTKR; encoded by the exons ATGTCTTCTGCCATTCTCCTCTCTGGATCAATTCCTAGTAAAGTATTGAGGATGTACAACTTCATGAACATATCCTGTATCAGCATGAGTACCTACATGAGCCACCAGAAGTTCTTTATTTTCCCAGCAATTGGGCATGTTTGGTTTAATTACCAACAAGAttatgttcatgatgttatACAAAGTGGTAGAAGTGTTGTTCTTGGCGGTGATGGTAGATGTGACACTCCTGGCCATTGCACTAAATATGGAAGTTACAACATGATTGATTTGGATGAGGGAATTGTTGCAGATATTCAATTAGTTCAg AGTAATGAAGTTCCAAATAGCCATCATATGGAAAAGGCTGGATTAGAGAGAAGTATTGAGTTTTTCCGTCACCATAACATACCAATAAAGACCATAATAACAGATGGACAcaaaatgattgccaaatgGATACGGGAACAGATGCCAGAAACAACACACCACTTGGATGTATGGCATGTTGCCAAAG GTTTAAAGAAAAAGTTGGCCAAACTTTCGTTAGAAAAAGACTGCAAGGACCTTCAGCCATGGATAAAAAGTATTGTCAACCATCTTTACTGGACTGCTGCCTCTTCGACAGGACTGGACCAGGTTGTCATTGTTGCTAAGTGGTATTCTATTCTGAACCACATCATAAATGTACATGATGGGCATGGTGATGAATTTCCAGCATGTCAGCATGGGCCTTTAGAGGGCAGAGAAAGGCACAAGAAATGGCTTAAACCAG gAACAAAGGTGTATGAAAAGCTGCAGGGAATTGTGTGTCACTGGCAGATGAAAAAGAATATTGTCATGTTGTCACCAGGCAAACAGACATCAGCCTTGGAGGGTTACCATTCTGTCATAAACCATTTTGCACCCAAAATGATTGGCTTTTCCTACCATGGAATGCTTTGCAg gTTGTGGCTGGCAGCTCTTCACTTTAATGAGAACAGCCAAAGGGAACAAGCTGTAACAAAGGATGGCAGAGCACGGTACAAGATAGTCTATCCAAAGTTTAAGAAGGGGGATTACTCTGTCAAGAGAATTTTGATAGACTGCACATATG TGAATATGAGAGACCAGACAAAGAGATAG